A genomic stretch from Chitinophaga agri includes:
- a CDS encoding YHS domain-containing protein, which produces MMKSILYVSYTLLVAALLTACGNAGTKEAASHDSVSTQPAEHAPAENAVVAGKLPDPVCGMPYDTMYKEWSVYKTDTVHFCSPTCKRVFDKNPEKYAGKLGL; this is translated from the coding sequence ATGATGAAGTCCATACTCTACGTTTCCTATACATTGTTGGTTGCTGCGCTCCTGACAGCTTGTGGCAATGCTGGCACCAAAGAGGCAGCCAGCCATGATTCCGTAAGCACCCAACCAGCGGAACATGCACCTGCTGAAAATGCGGTTGTTGCCGGTAAGCTGCCAGACCCTGTGTGTGGCATGCCTTATGATACTATGTATAAGGAATGGAGCGTTTATAAAACTGATACCGTTCATTTCTGTTCCCCTACCTGTAAGCGAGTGTTTGACAAGAATCCGGAGAAATACGCAGGCAAACTGGGGCTATAA